From Solwaraspora sp. WMMD1047, the proteins below share one genomic window:
- a CDS encoding L-threonylcarbamoyladenylate synthase, giving the protein MLYDCRSVADRDRGIAAAIEAVRNGELVVLPTDTVYGVGADAFTHHAVKALLNAKGRGPDMPPPVLVGSRHTLDGLVFMLPQVARDLVEAFWPGALTVVVEHSPSLRWDLGDTQGTVAVRMPLHPVALEVLRETGPMAVSSANKHGQPAAVTAAEARDQLGYAVRAYLEAGPCPDPVPSTIVDVTGEVPRVLREGAIPLEKLRDVVPDIQGRVA; this is encoded by the coding sequence ATGCTCTACGACTGCCGGTCCGTCGCCGATCGCGACCGAGGCATCGCGGCCGCGATCGAGGCGGTGCGCAACGGCGAACTGGTCGTGCTGCCGACCGACACCGTGTACGGGGTGGGCGCGGACGCCTTCACCCACCATGCGGTGAAGGCCCTGCTGAACGCCAAGGGGCGCGGCCCGGACATGCCGCCGCCGGTGCTGGTCGGCTCCCGGCACACCCTCGACGGGCTGGTCTTCATGCTGCCGCAGGTGGCCCGGGACCTGGTCGAGGCGTTCTGGCCGGGGGCGCTGACCGTGGTGGTCGAGCACTCGCCGAGCCTGCGCTGGGATCTCGGTGACACCCAGGGCACGGTGGCGGTGCGGATGCCGCTGCACCCGGTGGCCCTGGAGGTGTTGCGGGAGACCGGCCCGATGGCGGTCTCGTCGGCGAACAAGCACGGCCAGCCGGCGGCGGTCACCGCGGCCGAGGCCCGCGACCAGCTCGGCTACGCGGTCCGCGCCTATCTGGAGGCCGGCCCCTGCCCGGACCCGGTGCCGAGCACCATCGTGGATGTCACCGGCGAGGTGCCCCGGGTGCTGCGCGAGGGCGCGATCCCGCTGGAGAAGCTGCGCGACGTGGTCCCGGACATCCAGGGCCGGGTGGCCTGA
- a CDS encoding GGDEF domain-containing protein — protein MSWLDRVTDQAELLSGARALMENSRSAEACAAFERVIATSTDPYTRADALVQRLSALLNLGRTAEYTSALEAAFDAARDLPDPYLHGHLHALAALAAHVQGALDRCVMHLVRSDRALAAVEDPDRETAWGWHDLAMAYSYLSFHGYALSAIERARRLGMAAGIPEETFAAPGIRLRNAVTLDHQGDSDGCLRVLRDIAGDLDRFVRAGTAGRLRPSSLAAYGYAAARRAALGGPADQGGGVPAGTDAAALLANGGDSARARDMRQLGAVCLAIRDGRSVEAMVRLDGATVSAETLGSAEHARLRSLAFARSGDHAAAHRADRYAFRLAAQRNDRLRDVYVDGIAARIDHEEMRREAARYEGEALTDPLTGLPNRRRLERYVAALVTRGERAALGVCDLDGFRAVNGAHGHHSGDLVLQRIAGVINRVMRRGDFVSRYGGDEFVVVLPGAGMVEAAEVSRRIRAAVRAEDWESLVPGTPVGISVGFAELPAAGAGQRDAFGVAFEQADREMLRLKSRNRADVG, from the coding sequence GTGAGCTGGCTCGACCGGGTGACCGACCAGGCCGAGTTGCTTTCCGGCGCCCGGGCGCTGATGGAGAACAGCCGGTCCGCCGAGGCCTGCGCCGCGTTCGAGCGGGTGATCGCCACCAGCACCGACCCGTACACCCGGGCGGACGCCCTGGTGCAGCGGCTCTCCGCGCTGCTCAACCTGGGCCGCACCGCGGAGTACACCTCCGCGCTGGAGGCCGCCTTCGACGCCGCCCGCGACCTGCCCGACCCGTACCTGCACGGCCATCTGCACGCGCTGGCCGCGCTCGCCGCGCACGTGCAGGGGGCGCTCGACCGGTGCGTCATGCACCTGGTCCGCAGTGACCGGGCGCTGGCGGCGGTGGAGGACCCGGACCGGGAGACCGCCTGGGGCTGGCACGACCTGGCGATGGCCTACTCCTACCTCAGCTTCCACGGGTACGCGCTGAGCGCCATCGAGCGGGCCCGGCGGCTCGGGATGGCCGCCGGAATCCCGGAGGAGACCTTCGCCGCGCCGGGCATCCGGCTGCGCAACGCCGTCACCCTCGACCACCAGGGCGACAGCGACGGCTGTCTGCGGGTGCTGCGGGACATCGCCGGCGACCTGGACCGGTTCGTCCGGGCTGGGACCGCCGGCCGGCTGCGCCCGAGCAGCCTGGCCGCGTACGGCTACGCGGCGGCCCGCCGGGCGGCGCTGGGCGGCCCCGCCGACCAGGGCGGCGGGGTTCCGGCCGGAACGGACGCCGCGGCGCTGCTGGCCAACGGCGGCGACAGCGCGCGGGCCCGGGACATGCGCCAGCTCGGCGCGGTCTGCCTGGCGATCCGCGACGGCCGCTCGGTGGAGGCGATGGTCCGGCTCGACGGGGCGACCGTCTCCGCCGAGACCCTCGGCTCGGCCGAACACGCCCGGCTGCGCAGCCTGGCCTTCGCCCGCTCCGGCGACCACGCCGCCGCGCACCGCGCCGACCGGTACGCCTTCCGGCTGGCCGCCCAGCGCAACGACCGGCTCCGGGACGTCTACGTCGACGGCATCGCGGCCCGCATCGACCACGAGGAGATGCGCCGGGAGGCGGCCCGGTACGAGGGTGAGGCGCTCACCGATCCGTTGACCGGGCTGCCGAACCGGCGCCGGCTGGAGCGCTACGTGGCGGCGCTCGTCACCCGCGGCGAGCGGGCCGCACTCGGGGTCTGCGACCTGGACGGCTTCCGGGCCGTCAACGGCGCGCACGGCCACCACTCCGGCGACCTGGTGCTGCAGCGGATCGCCGGGGTGATCAACCGGGTGATGCGGCGCGGCGACTTCGTCTCCCGGTACGGCGGCGACGAGTTCGTGGTGGTGCTGCCGGGCGCCGGGATGGTCGAGGCCGCCGAGGTGTCCCGCCGCATCCGGGCCGCCGTCCGGGCCGAGGACTGGGAGTCGCTGGTGCCCGGCACCCCGGTCGGGATCAGCGTCGGCTTCGCCGAACTGCCGGCGGCCGGCGCCGGGCAGCGCGACGCGTTCGGCGTCGCCTTCGAGCAGGCCGACCGGGAGATGCTGCGGCTCAAGAGCCGCAACCGGGCCGACGTGGGCTGA
- the prfA gene encoding peptide chain release factor 1, whose protein sequence is MSSDRLAALLDEYADLEKRLADPGIHADQATARRVGRRFAELTPVHKAAGELEQARADLVAARELAAEDPSFQPEVESLAAALPALEERLAELLIPHDPHDAKDVILEIKAGEGGEESALFAGDLLRMYMRYAERHGWATEVLDAQDSDLGGVKDVSLAVKARGVPEGGNGVWSRLKWEGGVHRVQRVPVTESQGRIHTSAAGVLVLPEAEEVDVTIDPNELRIDVYRSSGPGGQSVNTTDSAVRITHLPTGIVVSCQNEKSQLQNREQAMRIMRARLLAAAQEQADAAASDARRSQVRTVDRSERIRTYNFPQNRITDHRIGFTAYNLDLVLGGELDGVLDALTEADRTARLAGDPELSRR, encoded by the coding sequence ATGAGTAGTGACCGTCTCGCCGCGCTGCTCGACGAGTACGCCGACCTGGAGAAGCGGCTCGCCGACCCGGGGATCCACGCCGACCAGGCCACCGCCCGGCGGGTCGGCCGCCGGTTCGCCGAGCTGACCCCGGTGCACAAGGCGGCCGGCGAGCTGGAGCAGGCCCGGGCCGACCTGGTGGCGGCCCGCGAACTGGCCGCCGAGGACCCGTCGTTCCAGCCGGAGGTGGAGTCCCTCGCCGCCGCCCTGCCGGCGTTGGAGGAGCGGCTGGCCGAGCTGTTGATCCCCCACGACCCGCACGACGCCAAGGACGTGATCCTGGAGATCAAGGCCGGCGAGGGCGGCGAGGAGTCCGCGCTGTTCGCCGGGGACCTGCTGCGGATGTACATGCGGTACGCCGAGCGGCACGGCTGGGCCACCGAGGTGCTGGACGCGCAGGATTCCGATCTGGGCGGGGTCAAGGACGTCTCGCTGGCGGTGAAGGCACGCGGCGTGCCCGAGGGCGGCAACGGGGTCTGGTCCCGACTCAAGTGGGAGGGCGGCGTGCACCGGGTGCAGCGGGTGCCGGTCACCGAGTCGCAGGGCCGCATCCACACCAGCGCGGCCGGGGTGCTGGTGTTGCCGGAGGCCGAGGAGGTCGACGTCACGATCGACCCGAACGAGCTGCGCATCGACGTGTATCGCTCGTCCGGGCCGGGTGGCCAGTCGGTGAACACCACCGACTCGGCGGTGCGGATCACCCATCTGCCGACCGGCATCGTGGTCTCCTGCCAGAACGAGAAGAGTCAGCTGCAGAACCGGGAACAGGCGATGCGGATCATGCGGGCCCGGCTGCTCGCCGCCGCCCAGGAACAGGCCGACGCCGCCGCCTCCGACGCCCGCCGGTCCCAGGTGCGCACAGTGGACCGCTCCGAGCGGATCCGCACCTACAACTTCCCGCAGAACCGGATCACCGACCATCGGATCGGCTTCACGGCGTACAACCTGGACCTGGTGCTCGGCGGGGAGCTGGACGGCGTACTCGACGCGTTGACCGAGGCGGACCGGACCGCGCGGCTGGCCGGTGACCCGGAGCTGTCCCGGCGCTGA
- a CDS encoding phosphotyrosine protein phosphatase, producing MPPFTVLHVCLGNICRSPMAERLLALAIRERLAKQAGGAAGTAADELLHSHSAGTGGWHAGEEMNPPAARQVRSRGGEVAGFGARKLRSEHIDAADLILTATADQQEYVVALRPDAAGRTFVLGEFGRLLSGLDSAALPPASLDPDAFHARGVAIVAAMDAARAGAAALPGDDLDDPWGRGDQCFTRVADEIEETVQPLAAALLP from the coding sequence TTGCCGCCGTTCACCGTCCTGCACGTCTGCCTCGGAAACATCTGCCGGTCGCCGATGGCCGAGCGGCTGCTGGCCCTGGCGATCAGGGAGCGGCTGGCCAAGCAGGCCGGTGGGGCGGCCGGAACCGCCGCCGACGAGTTGCTGCACAGCCACAGCGCCGGCACCGGCGGCTGGCACGCCGGTGAGGAGATGAACCCGCCGGCGGCCCGTCAGGTGCGCAGCCGGGGTGGTGAGGTGGCCGGGTTCGGCGCCCGCAAGCTGCGCTCCGAACACATCGACGCCGCCGATCTGATCCTGACCGCAACGGCCGACCAGCAGGAGTACGTGGTGGCGCTGCGGCCCGACGCGGCCGGCCGGACCTTCGTGCTCGGCGAGTTCGGCCGGCTGTTGAGCGGGTTGGATTCCGCCGCGTTGCCGCCGGCCTCGCTCGACCCGGACGCGTTCCACGCCCGGGGGGTGGCGATCGTGGCGGCCATGGACGCCGCCCGGGCCGGCGCGGCGGCGCTGCCCGGTGACGACCTCGACGATCCGTGGGGCCGGGGCGACCAGTGCTTCACCCGGGTCGCCGACGAGATCGAGGAGACCGTGCAGCCGCTGGCCGCCGCGCTGCTGCCCTGA
- a CDS encoding HemK/PrmC family methyltransferase produces MTGFHGHPPDQTEGVPPARAVAGAAAALSRAGIGPARAEAEQLTAYALGVSRGRLALARELDPAQQARLGELVARRARREPLQHLLGSTGFRYLELAVGPGVFVPRPETELLAGWGVRAARLAADRAEGPALVVDLCSGTGAIALAVADEVPAARVIAVERAASALKWLRRNADEWLRRNADEWLRRNADEWLRRNAAERAGGGVRPIEVVAGDVTDPALLAELAGRVDVLLCNPPYVPAGTPVPPEVAEHDPAEAVFGGPDGLAVIRPVIDRAADLLRPGGLVGIEHDESHAGRLPALFRARGRFDAVAEHPDLAGRARFTIARRAGGAPGGTAGGAGGGTAASDAALAWQTGSS; encoded by the coding sequence GTGACAGGTTTCCATGGGCACCCCCCCGATCAGACGGAAGGGGTCCCCCCGGCGCGGGCGGTGGCGGGCGCGGCGGCCGCGTTGTCCCGGGCCGGGATCGGCCCGGCCCGGGCCGAGGCCGAGCAGCTGACCGCGTACGCGTTGGGGGTGTCGCGGGGACGGCTGGCCCTGGCCCGGGAGCTGGACCCGGCGCAGCAGGCCCGGCTCGGGGAACTGGTCGCCCGGCGGGCCAGGCGCGAGCCGTTGCAGCACCTGCTCGGCTCGACCGGGTTCCGCTATCTGGAGCTGGCGGTCGGGCCGGGCGTCTTCGTGCCCCGGCCGGAGACCGAGCTGCTGGCCGGCTGGGGCGTGCGGGCGGCCCGGCTGGCGGCCGACCGGGCCGAGGGCCCGGCGCTGGTGGTCGACCTGTGCAGCGGGACCGGGGCGATCGCGCTGGCGGTCGCCGACGAGGTGCCGGCGGCCCGGGTGATCGCCGTGGAACGCGCCGCATCGGCGCTGAAGTGGCTGCGCCGCAACGCGGACGAGTGGCTGCGCCGCAACGCGGACGAGTGGCTGCGCCGCAACGCGGACGAGTGGCTGCGCCGCAACGCGGCCGAGCGGGCCGGGGGCGGGGTCCGCCCGATCGAGGTGGTGGCCGGCGACGTCACCGACCCGGCGTTGCTGGCGGAGCTGGCCGGCCGGGTGGACGTGCTGCTCTGCAACCCGCCGTACGTGCCGGCCGGCACCCCGGTGCCGCCCGAGGTGGCCGAGCACGACCCGGCGGAGGCGGTGTTCGGGGGCCCGGACGGGTTGGCGGTGATCCGGCCGGTGATCGACCGGGCGGCGGACCTGCTGCGCCCCGGCGGGCTGGTCGGCATCGAGCACGACGAGTCGCACGCCGGCCGGCTGCCGGCGCTGTTCCGGGCCCGCGGCCGGTTCGACGCCGTCGCCGAGCACCCGGATCTGGCCGGCCGGGCACGTTTCACCATCGCCCGGCGAGCCGGCGGTGCCCCGGGCGGCACGGCCGGTGGCGCCGGGGGTGGCACCGCCGCTTCCGACGCCGCCCTGGCGTGGCAGACTGGCTCATCGTGA